The Triticum aestivum cultivar Chinese Spring chromosome 7B, IWGSC CS RefSeq v2.1, whole genome shotgun sequence genome window below encodes:
- the LOC123159357 gene encoding uncharacterized protein isoform X4 has product MFEEMAADSSMGMGMGFHQGASSLHHHRHNMLSFQSNPDSAPAPAPAPPAPPVFLPSPNAPVLQGAPPKYKFVTGSPSDWTPYELSIFQEGLARYAREPTIMKYIKIAAMLPTKTIRDVALRCRWTAGKESRRRKPDEFYAGKRIRDLKEKMVVSTSLANFQMAPPNNLVPFSMSMHHPDNATQHLLEENNQLLNQISANIETFKLGENMDLFLRTNNNIQTILKRMSETPGVMGQMRPLPEPVNEGQLNSLLQLDRVVASYGDILHNTRMKDEA; this is encoded by the exons ATGTTCGAGGAGATGGCCGCCGATTCCAGCATGGGCATGGGGATGGGCTTCCACCAGGGGGCCTCCTCCTTGCACCACCACCGCCATAACATGCTCTCCTTCCAATCCAATCCCGattccgcccccgcccccgcccccgcgccccctGCCCCTCCCGTCTTCCTCCCCTCCCCCAACGCTCCCGTGCTCCAGGGGGCGCCGcccaagtacaagttcgtcaccggCTCACCCTCCGACTGGACCCCCTATGAGCTCTCCATATTCCAAGAGGGCCTCGCCAG GTATGCTCGTGAGCCCACCATTATGAAATACATCAAGATTGCTGCTATGCTGCCCACTAAGACCATCAGGGACGTCGCGTTAAGATGCCGATGGACTGCT GGAAAGGAGAGTAGGAGGAGGAAACCTGATGAATTCTATGCTGGGAAAAGGATAAGGGACTTGAAG GAGAAAATGGTTGTTTCTACCTCACTAGCCAATTTTCAGATGGCACCTCCAAATAATCTAGTCCCCTTCTCGATGTCGATGCATCATCCAG ATAATGCAACTCAGCATCTTCTGGAGGAAAATAACCAGTTACTCAATCAGATCTCTGCAAATATTGAAACTTTCAAG CTGGGGGAGAACATGGATCTCTTTCTACGCACGAATAACAATATTCAAACAATTTTGAAAAG AATGAGTGAGACGCCTGGTGTCATGGGTCAGATGCGTCCCTTGCCAGAACCTGTAAATGAAGGCCAACTAAATTCACTTCTTCAACTGGATAGAGTG GTTGCCTCTTATGGCGATATACTACATAACACTCGTATGAAGGATGAAGCATGA
- the LOC123159357 gene encoding uncharacterized protein isoform X3 produces MFEEMAADSSMGMGMGFHQGASSLHHHRHNMLSFQSNPDSAPAPAPAPPAPPVFLPSPNAPVLQGAPPKYKFVTGSPSDWTPYELSIFQEGLARYAREPTIMKYIKIAAMLPTKTIRDVALRCRWTAGKESRRRKPDEFYAGKRIRDLKEKMVVSTSLANFQMAPPNNLVPFSMSMHHPVLVLDNATQHLLEENNQLLNQISANIETFKLGENMDLFLRTNNNIQTILKRMSETPGVMGQMRPLPEPVNEGQLNSLLQLDRVVASYGDILHNTRMKDEA; encoded by the exons ATGTTCGAGGAGATGGCCGCCGATTCCAGCATGGGCATGGGGATGGGCTTCCACCAGGGGGCCTCCTCCTTGCACCACCACCGCCATAACATGCTCTCCTTCCAATCCAATCCCGattccgcccccgcccccgcccccgcgccccctGCCCCTCCCGTCTTCCTCCCCTCCCCCAACGCTCCCGTGCTCCAGGGGGCGCCGcccaagtacaagttcgtcaccggCTCACCCTCCGACTGGACCCCCTATGAGCTCTCCATATTCCAAGAGGGCCTCGCCAG GTATGCTCGTGAGCCCACCATTATGAAATACATCAAGATTGCTGCTATGCTGCCCACTAAGACCATCAGGGACGTCGCGTTAAGATGCCGATGGACTGCT GGAAAGGAGAGTAGGAGGAGGAAACCTGATGAATTCTATGCTGGGAAAAGGATAAGGGACTTGAAG GAGAAAATGGTTGTTTCTACCTCACTAGCCAATTTTCAGATGGCACCTCCAAATAATCTAGTCCCCTTCTCGATGTCGATGCATCATCCAG TCCTCGTTTTAGATAATGCAACTCAGCATCTTCTGGAGGAAAATAACCAGTTACTCAATCAGATCTCTGCAAATATTGAAACTTTCAAG CTGGGGGAGAACATGGATCTCTTTCTACGCACGAATAACAATATTCAAACAATTTTGAAAAG AATGAGTGAGACGCCTGGTGTCATGGGTCAGATGCGTCCCTTGCCAGAACCTGTAAATGAAGGCCAACTAAATTCACTTCTTCAACTGGATAGAGTG GTTGCCTCTTATGGCGATATACTACATAACACTCGTATGAAGGATGAAGCATGA
- the LOC123159357 gene encoding uncharacterized protein isoform X1 — protein sequence MFEEMAADSSMGMGMGFHQGASSLHHHRHNMLSFQSNPDSAPAPAPAPPAPPVFLPSPNAPVLQGAPPKYKFVTGSPSDWTPYELSIFQEGLARYAREPTIMKYIKIAAMLPTKTIRDVALRCRWTAGKESRRRKPDEFYAGKRIRDLKEKMVVSTSLANFQMAPPNNLVPFSMSMHHPGQNSLATNEVLVLDNATQHLLEENNQLLNQISANIETFKLGENMDLFLRTNNNIQTILKRMSETPGVMGQMRPLPEPVNEGQLNSLLQLDRVVASYGDILHNTRMKDEA from the exons ATGTTCGAGGAGATGGCCGCCGATTCCAGCATGGGCATGGGGATGGGCTTCCACCAGGGGGCCTCCTCCTTGCACCACCACCGCCATAACATGCTCTCCTTCCAATCCAATCCCGattccgcccccgcccccgcccccgcgccccctGCCCCTCCCGTCTTCCTCCCCTCCCCCAACGCTCCCGTGCTCCAGGGGGCGCCGcccaagtacaagttcgtcaccggCTCACCCTCCGACTGGACCCCCTATGAGCTCTCCATATTCCAAGAGGGCCTCGCCAG GTATGCTCGTGAGCCCACCATTATGAAATACATCAAGATTGCTGCTATGCTGCCCACTAAGACCATCAGGGACGTCGCGTTAAGATGCCGATGGACTGCT GGAAAGGAGAGTAGGAGGAGGAAACCTGATGAATTCTATGCTGGGAAAAGGATAAGGGACTTGAAG GAGAAAATGGTTGTTTCTACCTCACTAGCCAATTTTCAGATGGCACCTCCAAATAATCTAGTCCCCTTCTCGATGTCGATGCATCATCCAGGTCAGAATAGCCTGGCTACAAATGAAG TCCTCGTTTTAGATAATGCAACTCAGCATCTTCTGGAGGAAAATAACCAGTTACTCAATCAGATCTCTGCAAATATTGAAACTTTCAAG CTGGGGGAGAACATGGATCTCTTTCTACGCACGAATAACAATATTCAAACAATTTTGAAAAG AATGAGTGAGACGCCTGGTGTCATGGGTCAGATGCGTCCCTTGCCAGAACCTGTAAATGAAGGCCAACTAAATTCACTTCTTCAACTGGATAGAGTG GTTGCCTCTTATGGCGATATACTACATAACACTCGTATGAAGGATGAAGCATGA
- the LOC123159357 gene encoding uncharacterized protein isoform X2, with the protein MFEEMAADSSMGMGMGFHQGASSLHHHRHNMLSFQSNPDSAPAPAPAPPAPPVFLPSPNAPVLQGAPPKYKFVTGSPSDWTPYELSIFQEGLARYAREPTIMKYIKIAAMLPTKTIRDVALRCRWTAGKESRRRKPDEFYAGKRIRDLKEKMVVSTSLANFQMAPPNNLVPFSMSMHHPGQNSLATNEDNATQHLLEENNQLLNQISANIETFKLGENMDLFLRTNNNIQTILKRMSETPGVMGQMRPLPEPVNEGQLNSLLQLDRVVASYGDILHNTRMKDEA; encoded by the exons ATGTTCGAGGAGATGGCCGCCGATTCCAGCATGGGCATGGGGATGGGCTTCCACCAGGGGGCCTCCTCCTTGCACCACCACCGCCATAACATGCTCTCCTTCCAATCCAATCCCGattccgcccccgcccccgcccccgcgccccctGCCCCTCCCGTCTTCCTCCCCTCCCCCAACGCTCCCGTGCTCCAGGGGGCGCCGcccaagtacaagttcgtcaccggCTCACCCTCCGACTGGACCCCCTATGAGCTCTCCATATTCCAAGAGGGCCTCGCCAG GTATGCTCGTGAGCCCACCATTATGAAATACATCAAGATTGCTGCTATGCTGCCCACTAAGACCATCAGGGACGTCGCGTTAAGATGCCGATGGACTGCT GGAAAGGAGAGTAGGAGGAGGAAACCTGATGAATTCTATGCTGGGAAAAGGATAAGGGACTTGAAG GAGAAAATGGTTGTTTCTACCTCACTAGCCAATTTTCAGATGGCACCTCCAAATAATCTAGTCCCCTTCTCGATGTCGATGCATCATCCAGGTCAGAATAGCCTGGCTACAAATGAAG ATAATGCAACTCAGCATCTTCTGGAGGAAAATAACCAGTTACTCAATCAGATCTCTGCAAATATTGAAACTTTCAAG CTGGGGGAGAACATGGATCTCTTTCTACGCACGAATAACAATATTCAAACAATTTTGAAAAG AATGAGTGAGACGCCTGGTGTCATGGGTCAGATGCGTCCCTTGCCAGAACCTGTAAATGAAGGCCAACTAAATTCACTTCTTCAACTGGATAGAGTG GTTGCCTCTTATGGCGATATACTACATAACACTCGTATGAAGGATGAAGCATGA